The Vicia villosa cultivar HV-30 ecotype Madison, WI linkage group LG1, Vvil1.0, whole genome shotgun sequence genome includes a region encoding these proteins:
- the LOC131608050 gene encoding uncharacterized protein LOC131608050 — protein sequence MMKIKDEDPICCRYNSSKNKFLIEMLEIVEASEDEITSTLYFLLVMKSQFLGERENRSYDELLKKFIKNEEELRVSNLKLQLSEEEIFKLNNQIEKSVNQLDNVMKELELNKDELEYKNGQVRELQNQTAELETHVSDYCPKIANSAEQLEVANENLKISNDDIARLRNELENRSFETHQLQGHLESAHENVAKFEWQLD from the exons ATGATGAAGATCAAAGATGAGGATCCAATCTGTTGCAGATATAATtcttcaaaaaataaatttttgattGAGATGCTTGAGATTGTGGAAGCCTCTGAAGATGAAATCACTTCTACATTATATTTTTTGTTGGTGATGAAAAG TCAATTTCTAGGAGAAAGAGAAAATAGAAGTTATGATGAGTTGCTTAAGAAGTTTATCAAAAATGAGGAAGAGCTAAGAGTTTCCAATTTAAAACTTCAACTGTCAGAAGAAGAGATTTTCAAGTTGAATAATCAAATTGAGAAAAGTGTGAATCAACTTGATAATGTGATGAAAGAATTAGAACTGAATAAGGATGAACTTGAATATAAAAATGGACAGGTACGAGAGTTGCAAAATCAAACAGCTGAGTTGGAGACTCATGTTTCAGATTATTGCCCCAAGATTGCAAATTCGGCGGAACAGTTGGAGGTAGCTAATGAAAACCTCAAGATATCAAATGATGATATTGCAAGATTAAGAAATGAACTTGAGAATAGGTCATTTGAAACTCATCAATTGCAAGGGCATCTTGAATCGGCACATGAAAATGTGGCTAAATTTGAATGGCAGCTTGATTAA